Proteins encoded together in one Lathyrus oleraceus cultivar Zhongwan6 chromosome 5, CAAS_Psat_ZW6_1.0, whole genome shotgun sequence window:
- the LOC127086441 gene encoding probable chromo domain-containing protein LHP1 yields MRKTKKSSSTTSDSEYCQQQQPGFTAAAEEQTTSPPPPKLDDGFYEIERIRRKRIRKGELQYLIKWRGWPETANTWEPLQNLQSVPDLIHAFEESLKSGGAGGGGNHHRSKGKRTTTLPPHPQPPQPTNAHPPTVLQNPPPTDTGLHADNLATHFQQTVISTPNDAQSNGNGDPLQTDRTRGAKRRKPASVKRFKKEECASETVVDTNNAPANDVSAGGKLEPAWTQNACNIVKILKPIGYSASLSSYMQDVSVTFMAMRSDGTEVMVDNKYLKTNNPLLLINFYEQHLRYNPSS; encoded by the exons ATGAGAAAGACGAAGAAAAGTAGCAGTACTACGTCAGATTCAGAGTattgtcaacaacaacaaccaggtTTTACTGCCGCAGCTGAAGAACAAACAACTTCTCCTCCTCCTCCTAAGCTTGACGATGGTTTCTATGAAATTGAAAGGATTCGCCGTAAGAGGATCAGAAAG GGTGAGCTCCAGTACCTTATTAAATG GCGAGGATGGCCGGAAACTGCCAACACTTGGGAGCCTCTTCAAAATCTACAATCTGTTCCCGATCTCATTCATGCATTTGAAGAAAG CCTCAAATCAGGCGGTGCTGGAGGAGGCGGAAATCATCACCGCAGCAAGGGAAAACGCACCACCACCCTTCCACCTCACCCTCAGCCACCACAACCTACTAACGCCCATCCTCCCACCGTCCTTCAAAATCCACCACCTACGGACACTGGCCTCCATGCAGACAACCTAGCAACACATTTTCAACAGACTGTCATTTCAACGCCCAATGATGCTCAATCGAACGGGAACGGGGATCCGCTTCAAACTGACCGCACCAGAGGAGCCAAAAGGAGAAAACCTGCTTCTGTTAAAAGGTTCAAGAAAGAGGAATGTGCGTCTGAAACTGTTGTTGATACAAACAATGCACCTGCCAATGACGTCTCTGCTGGTGGTAAGCTTGAACCAGCCTGGACACAAAATGCATGCAATATTGTCAAGATTCTAAAGCCAATAGGCTATTCAGCTTCTCTATCTTCCTACATGCAGGATGTTTCAGTCACCTTTATGGCTATGAG GTCTGATGGAACAGAAGTGATGGTGGATAACAAATATCTCAAGACAAACAATCCTCTTCTG CTGATCAATTTCTATGAGCAGCATCTCCGATACAATCCAAGTTCTTAA